A genomic window from Micromonospora violae includes:
- a CDS encoding amidohydrolase family protein encodes MALHVRGVLLPDDEVRDLWLVGDRVTFTPVPGADTVVDGGFVLPGLVDAHCHIGIARGGAPITSLDQARELARTDRDAGVLAIRDAGSPYPYPELDDEPGLPRLARAGQHVAPPKRYLRDIGVEVDATEVAATVAAQARAGNGWVKLVGDWIDRGVGDLAPTWDADTLTAAVRAAHDAGVRAAVHTFSESAVEIMVRTGVDSVEHGTGLSLDLIDEMARQGTALVPTMINIATFGGIAEQARGKFPGYAEHMLALRDGFPEVVRAAHEAGVPIYVGTDAGGGIDHGLAAEEMLLLHDRAGMAPVDVLAAASWGAREWLGFPGLVEGGLADLTVYPEDPRGDLRVVRAPSRTILRGRVIR; translated from the coding sequence ATGGCTCTTCATGTGCGCGGCGTGCTGCTCCCCGACGACGAGGTCCGGGATCTCTGGCTGGTCGGCGACCGGGTGACCTTCACCCCGGTGCCCGGCGCGGACACCGTCGTCGACGGCGGCTTCGTGCTGCCGGGGCTGGTCGACGCGCACTGCCACATCGGCATCGCCCGCGGTGGCGCCCCGATCACCTCGCTCGACCAGGCCCGCGAGCTGGCCCGTACCGACCGGGACGCCGGGGTGCTGGCGATCCGCGACGCCGGCTCGCCGTACCCGTACCCCGAACTGGACGACGAGCCGGGCCTGCCGCGACTGGCCCGCGCGGGCCAGCATGTCGCCCCGCCGAAGCGCTACCTGCGCGACATCGGCGTGGAGGTCGACGCGACCGAGGTGGCCGCGACGGTGGCCGCGCAGGCACGGGCCGGCAACGGCTGGGTCAAGCTGGTCGGCGACTGGATCGACCGGGGCGTGGGTGACCTGGCGCCGACCTGGGACGCGGACACCCTCACCGCCGCCGTCCGGGCCGCGCACGACGCCGGGGTACGCGCCGCGGTGCACACCTTCTCCGAATCAGCCGTCGAGATCATGGTGCGGACCGGCGTCGACTCGGTGGAGCACGGCACCGGGCTCAGCCTCGACCTGATCGACGAGATGGCCCGCCAGGGCACCGCGCTGGTCCCCACAATGATCAACATTGCCACCTTCGGGGGCATCGCCGAGCAGGCACGGGGCAAGTTCCCGGGGTACGCCGAGCACATGCTGGCGCTGCGCGACGGCTTCCCCGAGGTGGTGCGTGCCGCGCACGAGGCGGGGGTGCCGATCTACGTGGGCACCGACGCCGGCGGTGGCATCGACCACGGACTGGCCGCCGAGGAGATGCTGCTGCTGCACGACCGGGCCGGCATGGCACCCGTCGACGTGCTCGCCGCCGCTTCCTGGGGCGCCCGGGAATGGCTCGGCTTCCCCGGCCTGGTCGAGGGCGGCCTCGCCGACCTGACCGTCTACCCCGAAGATCCTCGCGGCGACCTGCGCGTCGTGCGCGCCCCGTCCCGCACGATCCTGCGCGGTCGCGTCATCCGCTGA
- a CDS encoding TetR/AcrR family transcriptional regulator: MVTSTASPRQRLRDTIVNAARARTIAVGWDAVRMGGVATTAGVSRQTVYNEFGSKAGLAEALARAEVDRFVGDVRDALLAHGSDVRAGAYAAIAHTLTAAAENPLVKAILTSARGGSDELLPYLTTRAEVVLAEASGALIDWAGDHLPGADQGALAFAADTVVRLVVSHIVLPREPIEQTATALADLAVHLFSAAARPAR, encoded by the coding sequence ATGGTTACCTCGACGGCTTCCCCGCGCCAGCGGCTGCGGGACACGATCGTCAACGCCGCCCGGGCACGGACCATCGCCGTCGGGTGGGACGCGGTCCGGATGGGCGGAGTGGCGACCACCGCCGGGGTGAGCCGGCAGACCGTCTACAACGAGTTCGGCAGCAAGGCGGGCCTCGCCGAGGCGCTCGCCCGTGCCGAGGTGGACCGGTTCGTCGGCGACGTCCGCGACGCGCTGCTCGCGCACGGCTCGGACGTACGGGCCGGCGCGTACGCCGCCATCGCGCACACCCTCACCGCGGCGGCGGAGAACCCGCTGGTCAAGGCGATCCTGACCAGCGCCCGAGGTGGGTCGGACGAGCTGCTGCCGTACCTCACCACCCGGGCCGAGGTGGTGCTCGCCGAGGCGTCCGGCGCGCTGATCGACTGGGCCGGCGACCACCTGCCCGGGGCGGATCAGGGCGCGCTGGCGTTCGCCGCCGACACCGTCGTCCGCCTGGTGGTCAGCCACATCGTGCTCCCCCGCGAGCCGATCGAGCAGACCGCGACGGCCCTCGCCGACCTCGCCGTCCACCTGTTCAGCGCCGCCGCCCGGCCAGCCCGCTGA
- a CDS encoding Uma2 family endonuclease: MTAAPTLPERHEWTVDDLGDLPKNLPYELINGRLIVPSPTAVHQEFCVELLLTLRVNCPTEYLVSIDLPMRVDRRNEPRPDVVVIRRTHANRSPVPVEDALLAVEVVSPTSTFRDMYDKAKVYAHAGVQSYWVVDPLQERVTLTEYALGVNREYEQVAHTEDLFVTERPWKVSVDLPALTSRKNDLLAPDGE; encoded by the coding sequence ATGACCGCAGCGCCGACCCTGCCCGAACGGCACGAGTGGACGGTCGACGACCTCGGTGACTTGCCGAAGAACCTTCCGTACGAACTGATCAACGGAAGGTTGATCGTGCCGTCGCCCACTGCCGTGCATCAAGAGTTCTGCGTCGAGCTGTTGCTCACGCTCCGTGTCAACTGCCCGACGGAATATCTGGTCAGCATCGACCTGCCGATGCGGGTGGACCGGCGCAACGAGCCACGCCCCGACGTGGTGGTCATCCGCCGTACGCACGCCAATCGGTCGCCCGTCCCGGTCGAGGACGCCCTGCTCGCCGTTGAGGTCGTCTCGCCGACCTCCACCTTCCGCGACATGTACGACAAGGCGAAGGTCTACGCGCACGCCGGCGTGCAGTCCTACTGGGTGGTGGACCCGTTGCAGGAGCGCGTCACGCTCACCGAGTACGCCCTCGGTGTCAACCGCGAGTACGAGCAGGTCGCCCACACCGAGGATCTGTTCGTCACCGAGCGCCCGTGGAAGGTCTCGGTGGACCTGCCGGCGCTGACCTCCCGGAAGAACGACCTGCTCGCCCCCGACGGGGAGTGA
- a CDS encoding [protein-PII] uridylyltransferase: MTSLIRKNASGHANDGDANFLINEVVGVPGGIGESARQARAAAYDSFLRGLLPARDGVALLAVGGLGRRQCAPYGDLDLVLVHAGVPGTDELAASVWYPIWDAGLRLDHSVRTVAEALSVAQDDVKVALGLLDARLVVGDQALADALIRTAADHWRRTAVRHLPGLREVTTSRWQAHGELAFLLEGDLKEAAGGLRDVGLLRAISAAGVTDALRPAVRAAHLRLLDTRDALHQQVGRRVDRLVAQEREGVAALLGQDDGDALLRRVAGDARTISHALDDAFRAADRLRSDRSRGGNGRPARRPVARDVVEHDGELVLARTAIGARPDPSLSLRVAAASATTRIPIARATCEWLAAYCPPLPAPWPAEARAALITLLGAGPGLVPAWETCDRYGLVDGWLPEWTRLRSLPQHNPVHRFTLDRHLVQTAHDASRHAREVERPDLLLLGALLHDIGKGLPGDHSTVGVPVARAVATRVGLPAPEVELIGRMVRLHLLLPDVATRRDLADPVTIASVAEAVGDTGTLDLLHALVRADAAATGPAAWSDWKGRLVAELVARVRTALDTGVLPEPPAPDPELLAGPLPVVHLTGDRVSVAAADRRGLLATVAGCLALHRLEVISADASAVDGRALVECRVQPRYGLPPDPVPLRADLRRAVAGDVSVTQRLRGRALASRGGGAAPRVVWHREAATDAVLLELRAADAAGLLYRVACALDEAGALVRAARISTLGADVVDAFYLVGGWPDDDTRARLEAAVLAAV, translated from the coding sequence ATGACCTCGTTGATCAGGAAGAACGCGTCAGGACACGCCAACGACGGCGACGCGAACTTCTTGATCAACGAGGTCGTCGGCGTTCCCGGGGGTATCGGCGAGTCGGCCCGACAGGCGCGGGCAGCCGCGTACGACAGCTTTCTGCGCGGGCTGCTGCCGGCGCGCGACGGGGTGGCACTGCTGGCCGTCGGAGGGCTGGGTCGGCGGCAGTGCGCCCCGTACGGCGACCTCGACCTGGTGCTGGTGCACGCCGGGGTGCCCGGCACGGACGAGTTGGCCGCCTCGGTCTGGTACCCGATCTGGGACGCGGGCCTGCGGCTCGACCATTCGGTACGCACCGTCGCCGAGGCGCTCTCGGTGGCCCAGGACGACGTCAAGGTCGCCCTCGGGCTGCTCGACGCCCGGCTGGTCGTGGGGGACCAGGCGCTGGCCGACGCGCTGATCCGCACCGCCGCCGACCATTGGCGGCGCACCGCCGTCCGGCACCTGCCCGGCCTGCGGGAGGTCACCACCAGCCGCTGGCAGGCCCACGGTGAGCTGGCGTTCCTGCTGGAGGGCGACCTCAAGGAGGCCGCCGGTGGTCTGCGCGACGTCGGGTTGCTGCGGGCGATCTCCGCCGCCGGCGTCACCGACGCGCTGCGTCCCGCCGTACGCGCCGCCCACCTGCGCCTGTTGGACACCCGCGACGCCCTGCACCAGCAGGTCGGCCGACGGGTCGACCGGCTGGTCGCTCAGGAGCGCGAGGGAGTGGCCGCCCTGCTCGGCCAGGACGACGGCGACGCGTTGCTGCGTCGGGTCGCCGGTGACGCCCGCACGATCAGCCACGCCCTGGACGACGCCTTCCGGGCCGCCGACCGGCTGCGCTCCGACCGCTCCCGGGGCGGCAACGGCCGTCCGGCCCGCCGGCCGGTCGCCCGCGACGTGGTCGAACACGACGGCGAGCTGGTGCTCGCCCGTACCGCGATCGGGGCCCGCCCCGACCCGAGCCTCTCGCTGCGGGTGGCCGCCGCGTCGGCCACCACCCGAATCCCCATCGCGCGGGCCACCTGCGAGTGGCTGGCGGCGTACTGCCCGCCGCTGCCCGCCCCGTGGCCGGCCGAGGCCCGGGCCGCGCTGATCACCCTGCTCGGCGCCGGCCCCGGCCTGGTGCCGGCCTGGGAGACCTGCGACCGGTACGGGCTGGTCGACGGTTGGCTGCCCGAGTGGACCCGGCTGCGCAGCCTGCCCCAGCACAACCCGGTGCACCGCTTCACCCTCGATCGGCACCTCGTGCAGACCGCCCATGACGCCAGCCGGCACGCCCGCGAGGTGGAACGCCCCGACCTGCTGCTCCTCGGCGCGCTCCTGCACGACATCGGCAAGGGCCTCCCCGGTGACCACAGCACCGTCGGTGTGCCGGTCGCCCGGGCGGTGGCCACCAGGGTCGGTCTACCCGCCCCGGAGGTCGAGCTGATCGGCAGGATGGTCCGGCTGCACCTGCTGCTGCCCGACGTGGCCACCCGTCGGGACCTGGCCGACCCGGTGACCATCGCCTCGGTGGCCGAGGCGGTCGGCGACACCGGCACCCTTGACCTGCTGCACGCGTTGGTCCGCGCCGACGCGGCGGCGACCGGGCCGGCGGCCTGGTCCGACTGGAAGGGTCGACTCGTCGCCGAGCTGGTCGCCCGGGTGCGTACCGCCCTGGACACCGGTGTGCTCCCCGAGCCGCCCGCCCCGGACCCGGAGCTGCTGGCCGGGCCACTGCCGGTCGTCCACCTGACCGGCGACCGGGTGTCGGTCGCCGCCGCCGACCGGCGTGGTCTGCTCGCCACGGTGGCCGGCTGCCTGGCGCTGCACCGGCTGGAGGTGATCTCCGCGGACGCCTCCGCCGTCGACGGCCGCGCCCTGGTCGAGTGCCGGGTGCAGCCCCGTTACGGGCTCCCACCGGATCCGGTCCCCCTCCGCGCCGACCTGCGCCGGGCGGTGGCCGGCGACGTGTCGGTCACCCAACGGCTGCGCGGTCGTGCGCTCGCCAGCCGTGGTGGCGGCGCGGCTCCCCGGGTGGTCTGGCACCGCGAGGCGGCCACCGACGCCGTACTCCTGGAACTGCGCGCCGCCGACGCGGCCGGGTTGCTCTACCGGGTCGCCTGCGCGCTCGACGAGGCCGGCGCGCTGGTCCGCGCGGCCCGCATCTCCACCCTCGGCGCCGACGTGGTCGATGCCTTCTACCTGGTTGGCGGGTGGCCGGACGACGACACTCGGGCCCGCCTGGAGGCCGCGGTCCTCGCCGCCGTGTGA
- the ffh gene encoding signal recognition particle protein, with amino-acid sequence MFDTLSDRLSGIFTKLRGKGRLTDADIDATAREIRLALLEADVALPVVKGFIAAVKERARSAEVSQALNPAQQIIKIVNEELINVLGGEGRRLQFAKQPPTVIMLAGLQGSGKTTLAGKLARWLKGQGHQPLLVAADLQRPNAVGQLQVLGGRAGVEVYAPEPGNGTGDPVQVARASIEHAKRAARDIVIVDTAGRLGIDAEMMQQAADIRDAVSPDEVIFVIDAMVGQDAVRTAEAFRDGVGITGVVLSKLDGDARGGAALSVREVTGQPILFASTGEKLEDFDVFHPDRMASRILGMGDVLTLIEQAEQAFDSDQKEKMTAKLMGGEQFTLDDFLDQLIAVRRMGPIANVLAMMPGMGQMKDQLAELDDSHFDRVTAIIRSMTPGERTNPKIINGSRRARIANGSGVTVMDVNQLLNRFADAQKMMKQMGGMMGLPGGGRRKATKSPKNKRKGTKGGGRPRTGAGIPGGFPGGMPQLPPGMDPNDLAAGQGLPPGFKLPKIDFNKLGKGGDKGPR; translated from the coding sequence GTGTTTGACACCTTGAGTGACCGCCTGTCCGGGATCTTCACCAAGCTCCGCGGCAAGGGGCGGCTCACCGACGCCGACATCGACGCCACCGCGCGTGAGATCCGCCTCGCGCTGCTGGAGGCGGACGTCGCGCTGCCGGTGGTCAAGGGCTTCATCGCGGCCGTCAAGGAGCGCGCCCGCAGCGCCGAGGTCTCCCAGGCCCTGAACCCGGCCCAGCAGATCATCAAGATCGTCAACGAAGAGCTGATCAACGTGCTCGGCGGCGAGGGGCGACGGCTCCAGTTCGCCAAGCAGCCACCCACGGTGATCATGCTGGCCGGCCTCCAGGGTTCCGGTAAGACCACCCTCGCCGGCAAGCTGGCCCGCTGGCTCAAGGGCCAGGGTCACCAGCCGCTGCTCGTCGCCGCCGACCTCCAGCGCCCCAACGCCGTCGGGCAGCTCCAGGTGCTCGGTGGTCGGGCCGGCGTCGAGGTGTACGCCCCGGAGCCCGGCAACGGCACCGGTGACCCGGTGCAGGTGGCCCGCGCCTCGATCGAGCACGCCAAGCGCGCCGCCCGCGACATCGTCATCGTCGACACCGCCGGCCGCCTCGGCATCGACGCCGAGATGATGCAGCAGGCCGCCGACATCCGCGACGCCGTCTCGCCGGACGAGGTCATCTTCGTCATCGACGCGATGGTCGGTCAGGACGCCGTGCGCACCGCCGAGGCGTTCCGCGACGGCGTCGGCATCACCGGCGTTGTCCTCTCCAAGCTTGACGGTGACGCCCGTGGTGGTGCCGCGCTGTCGGTCCGCGAGGTCACCGGGCAGCCGATCCTCTTCGCCTCCACCGGTGAGAAGCTGGAGGACTTCGACGTCTTCCACCCCGACCGGATGGCCAGCCGGATCCTCGGCATGGGCGACGTCCTCACTCTGATCGAGCAGGCCGAGCAGGCCTTCGACTCCGATCAGAAGGAGAAGATGACCGCCAAGCTGATGGGCGGTGAGCAGTTCACCCTGGACGACTTCCTCGACCAGCTCATCGCGGTCCGGCGGATGGGCCCGATCGCCAACGTGCTGGCCATGATGCCCGGCATGGGGCAGATGAAGGACCAGCTCGCCGAGCTGGACGACAGCCACTTCGACCGGGTCACCGCGATCATCCGGTCGATGACCCCGGGCGAACGGACCAACCCGAAGATCATCAACGGCTCCCGCCGGGCGCGCATCGCCAACGGCTCCGGGGTCACCGTGATGGACGTCAACCAACTGCTCAACCGCTTCGCCGACGCGCAGAAGATGATGAAGCAGATGGGCGGCATGATGGGCCTGCCCGGCGGCGGTCGGCGCAAGGCCACCAAGAGCCCGAAGAACAAGCGCAAGGGCACCAAGGGCGGCGGTCGTCCGCGTACCGGCGCCGGGATCCCGGGCGGGTTCCCGGGTGGCATGCCGCAGCTCCCGCCGGGGATGGACCCGAACGATCTCGCTGCCGGCCAGGGCCTGCCGCCCGGCTTCAAGCTGCCGAAAATCGACTTCAACAAGCTCGGCAAGGGTGGCGACAAGGGCCCGCGCTGA